One window of Mediterraneibacter butyricigenes genomic DNA carries:
- the glgD gene encoding glucose-1-phosphate adenylyltransferase subunit GlgD has protein sequence MPKAFGIINSSGRHLWVEGLQEYRPISAFSFLGRYRVIDFPISNMSNSGIDQVQIYIRRSPRSLVEHVGTGRHYNINSKRGKLQLLFSEDGSEHSVYNTDVAMYLENLECLEEMPQKYVVIAPSYMVYSQNYDTLLRTHIESGADITMLYHSVDNANDYFLACNAVNLNRQKGVLSIERNRGNAKNRNISMDTYVMSKELLLKLIHIAKSMSSMFTLADIINVACNEYDVRGVSHRGYFASITDFKSYYASNMSLIDIKTAFNLFDEEWPIYTRTNDSCPTQYFETANIKNSVISNGCLIEGTIENSVIGRGCVIKKGAVIRNSVILPSAVIGEDVHVENYVIDKHARITHTQEIIADPEHPGYIRRSDLI, from the coding sequence ATGCCAAAAGCATTTGGAATCATCAATTCTTCCGGCAGACATTTATGGGTGGAAGGACTCCAGGAGTATCGCCCCATCAGTGCATTTTCCTTTTTAGGAAGATATCGGGTCATCGACTTCCCGATTTCTAACATGAGTAACAGCGGAATCGACCAGGTTCAGATCTATATTCGCCGTTCTCCACGTTCTCTGGTAGAACATGTAGGAACCGGTCGTCACTACAACATCAACTCCAAACGTGGGAAGTTGCAGCTGCTCTTCTCCGAAGACGGTTCAGAACACAGTGTCTACAACACTGACGTTGCCATGTATCTGGAGAATCTGGAATGTCTGGAAGAAATGCCGCAGAAATATGTGGTGATTGCACCAAGTTATATGGTATATTCCCAGAATTATGACACCTTACTCCGCACCCATATTGAATCCGGTGCTGACATTACGATGCTGTATCACTCCGTAGATAATGCCAATGACTATTTCCTGGCATGCAACGCTGTCAATCTGAATCGTCAGAAAGGTGTGCTTTCCATCGAGCGGAACCGTGGAAATGCCAAAAACCGTAACATCTCCATGGATACCTATGTTATGTCAAAGGAACTGCTTTTAAAATTAATACATATTGCAAAAAGTATGTCTTCCATGTTTACTCTGGCAGATATCATCAATGTTGCGTGTAATGAATATGATGTGCGCGGAGTTTCGCATCGTGGTTACTTTGCCTCCATCACAGACTTCAAGAGTTATTATGCTTCCAATATGTCTCTGATCGATATCAAGACCGCATTCAACCTCTTCGATGAGGAATGGCCGATCTACACCAGAACCAATGATTCCTGCCCGACCCAGTATTTCGAGACCGCCAATATCAAGAATTCCGTTATTTCCAACGGATGTCTGATCGAAGGTACCATTGAGAATTCCGTCATCGGTCGTGGATGTGTAATCAAAAAAGGGGCTGTGATACGTAATTCAGTGATACTTCCTTCTGCGGTTATCGGGGAAGATGTGCATGTCGAAAACTACGTGATCGATAAACATGCACGAATCACCCACACACAGGAAATCATTGCAGATCCCGAACATCCGGGTTATATTCGCAGATCTGATTTAATCTGA
- a CDS encoding glucose-1-phosphate adenylyltransferase, translated as MKQNNMLAMILAGGRGSRLHELTNKVAKPAVSFGGKYRIIDFPLSNCANSGIDTVGVLTQYESILLNSYVAAGGRWGLDAKDSGVYVLPPREKADTDLDVYRGTADAISQNIDFIDKYSPEYVLILSGDHIYKMNYEEMLDYHQASKADATIAVIQVPMKEASRFGIMNTDETGRILEFEEKPEHPKSNLASMGIYIFNWKLLKKMLLADMKNSESSHDFGKDIIPTLLQDDKSLYAYKFKGYWKDVGTIDSLWEANMDLLDKNNKLDLNDPSWKIYTEDVASLPQYIGPDASINRAFITQGCIIDGAVTNSVIFTGTKIGEGAKIIDSVLMPGAIVEDGATVTRALVAEGVKIGKGATVGSADSEHIELVSKRVKGVD; from the coding sequence ATGAAGCAAAACAACATGTTAGCTATGATTTTGGCCGGCGGACGGGGATCCCGACTGCACGAATTAACCAATAAAGTAGCCAAACCAGCCGTTTCCTTCGGCGGCAAATATCGGATCATTGATTTTCCGCTCAGCAATTGTGCCAACAGTGGAATCGATACTGTTGGTGTGCTGACACAATACGAATCCATCCTTCTGAACAGTTATGTTGCAGCAGGTGGACGCTGGGGACTGGATGCCAAAGACAGTGGAGTGTATGTGCTTCCGCCACGCGAAAAAGCAGACACTGATCTGGATGTTTATCGCGGAACTGCCGACGCAATTTCACAGAATATTGACTTCATTGATAAATACTCTCCGGAATATGTCCTGATCTTATCCGGAGATCACATTTATAAGATGAATTATGAGGAGATGCTAGATTACCACCAGGCTTCCAAAGCAGATGCCACCATCGCCGTAATCCAGGTACCTATGAAAGAGGCCAGCCGTTTTGGTATCATGAACACCGATGAGACCGGGCGGATCCTCGAATTTGAAGAAAAGCCGGAACATCCCAAGAGCAATCTGGCTTCTATGGGAATTTATATCTTCAACTGGAAATTATTGAAGAAAATGCTGCTTGCAGATATGAAGAATTCCGAGTCCAGCCATGACTTTGGTAAAGATATCATCCCGACCCTTTTACAAGACGATAAGAGTCTGTACGCTTACAAATTCAAAGGTTACTGGAAAGACGTGGGAACCATCGATTCCCTCTGGGAGGCAAACATGGACCTGTTGGACAAGAACAACAAACTGGACTTAAATGATCCTTCCTGGAAGATCTACACCGAAGATGTAGCTTCTCTCCCACAATATATCGGGCCGGACGCTTCGATCAACCGTGCATTTATCACACAGGGCTGTATCATTGACGGAGCCGTTACCAACTCTGTCATCTTTACCGGCACCAAAATCGGTGAAGGTGCAAAAATCATCGACAGCGTTCTGATGCCAGGCGCCATCGTAGAAGACGGTGCCACCGTAACTCGCGCGCTTGTTGCAGAAGGCGTGAAGATTGGAAAAGGTGCTACCGTAGGTTCGGCAGACAGCGAACATATCGAATTAGTTTCAAAACGTGTAAAGGGGGTAGATTAA
- a CDS encoding deoxyribonuclease IV encodes MPKIGAHMSIAKGLEFAVKSSLKIQADTMQIFSRNPRGSTYKNYSEKEIEDFLHCCEVNEFGLILAHAPYTMNLAASKPEVYEFGCQVIREELKRMEALKIPNLVFHPGSHTGGGKKAGIKRIVKALDQAIDPDQKIMVLLETMSGKGTEIGSAFEELREIKESVRYPEKIGICLDTCHVFAAGYDLVHDLDGVLEEFDRVIGLSWLRGIHFNDSLEPFGSHKDRHAVIGGGRIGAETMERIFTHPLLQRLPFYLETPLDDAGHGEEIRRLRAHDVKTRKPC; translated from the coding sequence ATGCCAAAGATCGGAGCACACATGTCTATCGCGAAAGGCCTGGAATTTGCGGTAAAATCAAGCCTTAAGATCCAGGCGGATACTATGCAGATCTTCAGCCGGAACCCGAGAGGTTCCACTTATAAAAATTATTCAGAGAAAGAAATTGAGGATTTTCTGCACTGTTGTGAGGTAAATGAATTTGGCTTAATTCTTGCTCATGCACCTTATACTATGAATCTGGCAGCAAGTAAACCGGAGGTTTATGAGTTCGGATGTCAGGTGATCAGGGAGGAACTGAAGCGAATGGAGGCTTTGAAGATTCCAAATCTGGTATTTCATCCGGGGAGCCATACGGGCGGTGGAAAGAAAGCGGGAATTAAGCGGATTGTGAAGGCTTTGGATCAGGCAATCGATCCGGATCAGAAGATCATGGTTCTGCTGGAGACTATGAGCGGAAAAGGAACGGAGATCGGTTCCGCGTTTGAAGAACTAAGGGAGATCAAAGAAAGTGTTCGATATCCGGAAAAGATAGGAATCTGTCTGGATACCTGTCACGTATTTGCTGCAGGGTATGACCTGGTTCATGATCTGGACGGAGTACTGGAAGAATTTGACCGTGTGATCGGGCTTTCCTGGCTTCGGGGAATTCATTTTAATGACAGTCTGGAACCCTTTGGTTCTCATAAAGACCGTCATGCAGTGATCGGTGGCGGAAGGATCGGAGCGGAGACGATGGAGCGGATCTTTACCCATCCGCTACTTCAAAGACTGCCGTTTTATCTGGAAACACCGCTGGATGATGCAGGACACGGCGAGGAGATTCGCAGGCTGAGAGCGCATGACGTGAAAACGCGGAAACCCTGTTGA
- a CDS encoding class I SAM-dependent methyltransferase, whose product MGSGYQVTEFAHKFIEEQVKHGDICIDATAGNGNDTEFLCRLVGTTGRVYAFDIQKEALEHTASRLRENGLEERATLLLCGHEYLKETIEKERKKQEKQGGKEEISCVVFNFGYLPGGDHTLGTKAKTSVCAIEQGLKLLKKGGMMSLCIYSGGDTGFEERDTILEYVRTLDSRKYLVICSSWYNRENHPPIPVQIYKL is encoded by the coding sequence ATGGGCAGTGGATACCAGGTGACAGAATTTGCACACAAATTTATAGAAGAACAGGTGAAGCACGGAGACATCTGCATTGATGCCACGGCCGGCAACGGAAATGATACGGAGTTTCTGTGCCGATTGGTCGGGACAACCGGAAGAGTCTATGCATTTGATATCCAGAAAGAGGCACTGGAACATACGGCAAGCCGCCTGAGAGAGAACGGGTTAGAGGAGCGCGCAACTCTGTTGTTGTGCGGACATGAATATCTGAAAGAAACGATAGAGAAAGAACGGAAAAAACAGGAAAAACAGGGCGGAAAGGAAGAAATTTCGTGTGTTGTATTTAACTTCGGATATCTTCCGGGAGGTGACCACACACTCGGAACGAAAGCGAAAACCAGCGTCTGCGCCATAGAACAGGGACTTAAGCTCCTGAAAAAAGGCGGAATGATGAGTCTGTGCATTTACAGTGGAGGAGATACCGGATTTGAAGAAAGGGATACGATCCTTGAGTATGTCAGAACACTGGACAGTAGGAAGTATCTGGTGATCTGTTCTTCTTGGTACAATCGGGAGAATCATCCGCCGATTCCGGTTCAAATCTATAAACTGTAA
- a CDS encoding NYN domain-containing protein yields the protein MEDRFALLIDADNVSVKYIKPILDELSKYGNVTYKRIYGDWTSTHNSRWKESLLQNSITPIQQYSYTQGKNATDSAMIIDAMDILYTSDVEGFCLVSSDSDFTKLASRLRESGKKVIGMGEEKTPVPFRKACDIFTTLELLMEDSSMEEHPVKATAVTGAAKSPSKRKDPEFVSKEQIEADVIKIITENQNIDRETRLSEVGNRLVKLYPDFDVRRYGYSLLSKFLETLPKLKLIQNGTIVSVTLNENEGQKESVEEFILKQLKQSGRQGISLGTLGNRIHNEFQDFKPRDYGYSQFKQYMMSIQNVSLEDVGEQIRAYYEK from the coding sequence ATGGAAGATCGATTTGCACTTCTGATCGATGCGGATAACGTATCGGTCAAATATATCAAGCCGATTCTGGATGAATTATCCAAATACGGCAATGTAACTTACAAGAGAATTTACGGAGACTGGACCAGTACTCACAATTCCAGATGGAAGGAAAGTCTTTTACAGAATTCCATCACGCCGATCCAGCAGTACAGCTATACGCAGGGAAAAAATGCAACAGACTCGGCGATGATCATCGATGCCATGGATATTCTGTACACCAGTGATGTGGAAGGATTCTGTCTGGTATCCAGCGACAGTGATTTTACCAAACTGGCCAGCAGACTGAGGGAAAGCGGGAAAAAAGTGATCGGAATGGGTGAGGAAAAGACGCCGGTTCCATTTCGTAAGGCCTGCGATATTTTTACAACATTGGAACTTTTGATGGAAGACAGTTCGATGGAAGAGCATCCGGTGAAAGCAACTGCTGTAACGGGAGCGGCGAAGAGTCCGTCGAAGCGTAAGGATCCGGAATTTGTAAGCAAAGAACAGATCGAGGCGGATGTGATCAAGATCATTACCGAGAATCAGAACATTGACCGGGAGACCAGACTTTCAGAGGTTGGTAACCGTCTGGTAAAACTGTATCCGGATTTTGATGTGAGACGTTATGGTTACAGTCTGCTCTCGAAATTCCTGGAGACGTTGCCGAAGCTGAAACTGATCCAGAACGGAACCATTGTATCGGTTACCCTCAATGAGAACGAAGGCCAGAAAGAAAGCGTGGAGGAATTCATTCTCAAACAGTTGAAGCAGTCGGGGCGTCAGGGCATTTCACTGGGAACACTGGGGAATCGGATCCACAATGAGTTTCAGGATTTCAAACCCAGGGATTATGGATATTCCCAGTTTAAGCAATATATGATGAGTATCCAGAATGTAAGTCTGGAAGACGTGGGTGAGCAGATCCGGGCATATTATGAAAAATGA
- the prmA gene encoding 50S ribosomal protein L11 methyltransferase, with product MKWNKFRLRTTTQAEDIVSSILMDLGIQGIEIEDKIPLTAREKEQMFVDIMPEGEEDDGIAYVSFYLEEDQDKEEMLASVRNELEEMRTFMEMGDLEIEESQTEDVDWVNNWKKYFHQFTVDDVLIIPSWEDVEPKDKDKMIIHIDPGTAFGTGMHETTQLCIRQIKKYMTPGAQILDVGCGSGILGMLALKFGAGHSLGTDLDPCAIDATHENMEANGIEASQYEVMIGNLIDDKEVQDKVGYDKYDIVAANILADVLVPMTPVVVPAMKPGGIYITSGIIEEKESVVTDAVKKAGLEVLEVNHQGEWVSVTARKKKDRG from the coding sequence ATGAAATGGAATAAATTTCGATTGAGAACAACCACACAGGCAGAAGACATCGTCAGCAGTATTCTGATGGATCTGGGCATCCAGGGAATAGAGATTGAGGATAAGATCCCGTTGACGGCCAGAGAAAAGGAGCAGATGTTTGTGGACATTATGCCGGAAGGGGAAGAAGATGATGGAATCGCCTATGTCAGTTTCTATCTGGAAGAAGATCAGGACAAAGAAGAAATGCTTGCATCTGTTCGAAACGAACTGGAGGAGATGCGAACCTTTATGGAGATGGGAGATCTTGAGATCGAAGAATCCCAGACAGAGGATGTGGACTGGGTCAATAACTGGAAAAAATATTTCCATCAGTTTACCGTAGATGACGTGCTGATTATCCCGTCCTGGGAAGATGTAGAGCCGAAGGATAAGGATAAAATGATCATTCACATTGATCCGGGCACAGCTTTTGGCACAGGAATGCATGAGACCACACAGCTTTGTATCCGACAGATCAAAAAGTATATGACACCGGGAGCACAGATCCTGGACGTGGGATGCGGAAGTGGAATCCTCGGGATGCTGGCATTAAAATTCGGGGCAGGACATTCGTTGGGAACAGATCTGGATCCATGCGCCATTGATGCGACCCATGAAAATATGGAAGCAAATGGAATCGAGGCTTCTCAGTATGAAGTGATGATCGGAAATCTGATTGATGACAAAGAAGTTCAGGATAAAGTGGGCTATGATAAATATGATATCGTAGCAGCCAATATCCTGGCAGACGTGCTGGTTCCCATGACTCCGGTGGTGGTTCCGGCAATGAAACCGGGTGGAATCTACATTACCAGCGGAATCATTGAAGAGAAAGAAAGCGTTGTGACAGATGCTGTAAAGAAAGCCGGACTGGAAGTGCTGGAAGTGAACCATCAGGGTGAATGGGTCAGTGTGACCGCGAGAAAAAAGAAGGATAGAGGATAA
- a CDS encoding 16S rRNA (uracil(1498)-N(3))-methyltransferase gives MHHFFVSQEQISEKEIKILGQDVRHIRQVLRMEEGEELLVGDGEGREYLCQIQKIEEKAVIAWILEQRDSQTELPSEITLYQGLPKGDKMELIVQKTVELGVSRIVPVEMKRCVVKLDQKKAAKKRERWSLIAESAAKQSKRGRIPEVSEVKNFAQALQESSGEDVLLIPYECAENMGATRAIIEQIKPGSSVGIWIGPEGGFEEEEIEALKNCGGNVLTLGKRILRTETAGLAMLAILMYHLER, from the coding sequence ATGCATCATTTTTTTGTGAGTCAGGAGCAGATATCGGAAAAAGAGATTAAGATCCTGGGACAGGATGTCCGGCATATCCGACAGGTGCTTCGAATGGAAGAAGGAGAAGAACTTCTGGTCGGTGACGGAGAGGGAAGAGAGTATCTTTGTCAGATCCAAAAGATAGAGGAAAAAGCTGTGATCGCCTGGATCCTGGAACAAAGAGATTCGCAGACAGAACTTCCATCGGAGATTACGCTGTATCAGGGACTGCCGAAAGGTGACAAGATGGAACTGATTGTGCAGAAGACGGTAGAATTGGGCGTAAGCCGGATCGTTCCGGTAGAAATGAAACGCTGTGTTGTAAAGCTGGATCAGAAGAAAGCCGCAAAAAAGAGAGAACGGTGGTCATTGATTGCAGAAAGTGCGGCGAAACAGAGCAAACGCGGCAGGATTCCGGAAGTTTCCGAAGTGAAGAACTTTGCGCAGGCTTTGCAAGAGAGCAGCGGGGAGGATGTGCTCCTGATTCCGTATGAGTGTGCGGAAAATATGGGAGCTACCAGAGCGATAATAGAGCAAATAAAACCGGGAAGTTCTGTGGGAATCTGGATCGGACCGGAAGGCGGTTTTGAGGAAGAAGAGATCGAAGCCTTAAAAAACTGCGGGGGAAATGTACTGACTCTGGGGAAAAGGATTTTGCGGACAGAGACGGCAGGGCTTGCGATGTTGGCGATTCTGATGTATCATTTGGAAAGATAA
- a CDS encoding cysteine desulfurase family protein: MEIYLDNSATTRCYREVGELVMQVMCSDYGNPSSMHLKGVEAERYIKEAKEQIAKVLKVTPKELIFTSGGTECDNLALIGAARANRRNGNHLITTSIEHPAILNTMQFLEEEEGFRVTYLPVDENGCASLEALKEALCPETILVSMMYVNNEIGAVQPIQEAVSLVKNYNRRILFHCDAVQGFGKYRIYPKRIGVDMLSVSGHKIHGPKGVGFLYMREGIKVRPIAYGGGQQKNMRSGTENVPGIAGIGLATQMIYTDLEQKTEKMRQLKARLVEGVSGIERCRVHGRTDENSAPHIVSIGFAGVRSEVLLHALEEQEIYVSSGSACASNHPAISGVLKGIGVPREYLESTLRFSMSEFTTEEEIDRTVEALCKMVPMLRRYTRR, from the coding sequence ATGGAAATCTATCTGGACAATTCTGCAACGACCAGATGCTACCGGGAAGTGGGAGAACTGGTGATGCAGGTCATGTGCAGTGATTATGGAAATCCGTCTTCCATGCATCTGAAAGGTGTGGAAGCGGAGCGATATATAAAAGAAGCAAAAGAACAGATCGCGAAGGTGTTGAAAGTGACACCGAAGGAACTGATCTTTACTTCCGGAGGAACAGAATGTGACAATCTGGCACTGATCGGTGCGGCCAGAGCAAACCGCAGGAATGGCAATCATCTGATCACAACGAGTATTGAACATCCGGCTATTTTAAATACGATGCAGTTTCTGGAAGAAGAGGAAGGCTTTCGTGTGACCTATCTTCCGGTGGATGAGAACGGATGTGCAAGTCTGGAAGCTTTAAAAGAAGCACTTTGCCCGGAGACGATTCTGGTATCCATGATGTACGTGAACAATGAGATTGGAGCGGTGCAGCCGATTCAGGAAGCAGTGTCTCTGGTCAAGAATTATAACCGGCGGATCCTGTTTCATTGTGATGCAGTGCAGGGATTCGGAAAATACCGGATCTATCCGAAACGGATCGGAGTCGATATGCTGTCGGTGAGCGGCCATAAGATTCACGGACCGAAAGGCGTAGGATTTCTGTATATGAGAGAAGGAATTAAGGTGCGGCCGATTGCATATGGTGGCGGACAGCAGAAAAATATGCGCTCCGGTACGGAAAATGTGCCAGGAATTGCGGGAATCGGACTGGCAACTCAGATGATCTATACAGATCTGGAACAGAAGACAGAAAAAATGAGGCAGTTGAAGGCAAGACTGGTCGAGGGTGTTTCTGGAATTGAACGGTGCAGGGTTCACGGAAGAACCGATGAGAACAGTGCACCACATATCGTAAGTATCGGTTTTGCGGGAGTGCGAAGTGAGGTATTGCTTCATGCACTGGAAGAACAGGAAATCTATGTATCCTCCGGTTCGGCCTGTGCATCCAACCATCCGGCCATCAGTGGAGTGCTCAAAGGAATCGGTGTTCCCAGAGAATATCTGGAATCCACACTTCGCTTCAGTATGTCGGAGTTTACGACGGAGGAAGAGATTGACCGGACAGTGGAAGCACTTTGCAAAATGGTTCCAATGCTCAGAAGATACACGAGACGTTAG
- the thiI gene encoding tRNA uracil 4-sulfurtransferase ThiI: MTFHTFLIKYGEIGIKGKNRYLFEDALVNQIKFALKDVDGEFDVYKTQGRIYVDCSEFYDYEEAVESLQRVFGIVGICPVVRLKDQGFDQLKADVVAYMDEMYEDKKKTFKVEARRSRKNYPKNSMEINCDLGEVILDAFPEIRVDVHHPDILLNVEIREDIYLYSQIIPGPGGMPIGTNGKAMLLLSGGIDSPVAGYMVSRRGVGLEATYFHAPPYTSERAKQKVVDLAKLVSKYAGPIKLHIVNFTDIQLYIYDKCPHDELTIIMRRYMMKIAEHFAKEDECLGLITGESIGQVASQTMQSLLVTNEVCTLPVYRPLIGMDKSDIVKISEKIDTYETSILPFEDCCTIFVAKHPVTRPNLKRIIKSEENLEEKIDELYAEAIHTVETIVVS, from the coding sequence ATGACATTTCACACATTTTTGATAAAATACGGGGAAATCGGAATTAAAGGAAAAAACAGATATCTGTTTGAAGATGCACTGGTAAATCAGATTAAATTCGCCTTAAAGGATGTGGATGGCGAATTCGATGTCTACAAAACGCAGGGAAGAATCTATGTAGACTGTTCTGAATTTTATGATTATGAAGAAGCGGTAGAAAGCCTGCAGAGAGTGTTTGGAATTGTCGGAATCTGTCCGGTAGTCCGTCTGAAAGATCAGGGATTTGACCAGCTGAAGGCAGATGTGGTGGCATACATGGATGAAATGTATGAGGATAAGAAAAAGACTTTCAAGGTAGAGGCGAGAAGAAGCCGGAAAAATTATCCAAAAAATTCCATGGAGATCAACTGTGATCTGGGAGAAGTAATCCTGGATGCGTTCCCGGAAATCCGGGTAGATGTTCATCATCCGGATATTCTCCTGAATGTGGAGATTCGGGAAGACATTTATCTGTATTCTCAGATTATTCCGGGACCGGGCGGTATGCCGATCGGAACCAATGGAAAAGCAATGCTGCTGCTTTCTGGTGGAATCGACAGTCCGGTAGCGGGATACATGGTATCCAGGAGAGGTGTGGGACTGGAAGCAACTTATTTCCATGCACCGCCGTATACCAGTGAGCGTGCAAAGCAGAAGGTTGTGGATCTGGCAAAACTGGTATCGAAATACGCAGGACCGATCAAGCTGCATATCGTGAATTTCACAGACATTCAGTTATATATCTATGATAAGTGTCCACATGATGAGCTGACCATTATCATGCGAAGATACATGATGAAGATTGCAGAACATTTTGCAAAAGAAGATGAATGTCTGGGACTGATCACCGGAGAGAGTATCGGCCAGGTGGCAAGCCAGACCATGCAGAGTCTTCTGGTGACAAATGAAGTCTGCACCCTTCCGGTTTATCGACCGCTGATTGGTATGGATAAGAGCGATATCGTAAAGATTTCGGAAAAGATTGATACCTATGAGACCTCGATCCTTCCGTTTGAAGACTGCTGTACGATTTTTGTGGCTAAGCATCCGGTTACAAGACCGAATCTGAAGCGGATCATCAAATCCGAAGAAAATCTTGAGGAGAAGATAGACGAGCTGTATGCAGAAGCGATTCATACGGTGGAAACGATTGTGGTTTCCTGA
- a CDS encoding HPr family phosphocarrier protein, producing MKTVKISLNSIDKVKSFVNTITKYDYDFDLVSGRYVIDAKSIMGIFSLDLSKPIDLNIHADSDIDEVIESLKPYII from the coding sequence ATGAAAACTGTTAAAATTTCTTTAAACTCAATCGATAAAGTAAAATCTTTTGTAAATACCATCACAAAATATGATTATGATTTTGATCTGGTTTCCGGACGTTACGTTATCGACGCCAAATCTATCATGGGTATCTTCAGTCTGGATCTTTCCAAACCGATCGACCTGAACATTCATGCAGATTCAGATATCGACGAAGTTATAGAATCTCTCAAACCGTATATTATCTAA
- the ruvX gene encoding Holliday junction resolvase RuvX → MRVMGLDFGSKTVGVAISDPLGLTAQGIETITRKQENKLRKTLARIEALIEEYGVERLVLGFPKHMNNDEGERARKSLEFAEMLKRRTNLEVVMWDERLTTVEAERTLMETGVRREDRKKYVDTIAAVFILQGYLDFISMKKDEG, encoded by the coding sequence ATGAGAGTGATGGGACTGGATTTCGGATCAAAGACCGTAGGAGTTGCGATCAGTGATCCGCTGGGACTTACGGCCCAGGGTATCGAAACGATTACCCGTAAGCAGGAGAATAAGCTGAGAAAGACGCTGGCGCGGATTGAAGCTCTGATTGAGGAGTATGGCGTAGAACGGCTGGTTCTTGGATTTCCGAAACATATGAACAATGACGAGGGAGAGCGCGCCCGGAAGTCGTTGGAATTTGCAGAGATGCTGAAAAGACGGACCAATCTGGAGGTCGTGATGTGGGATGAACGTCTCACGACCGTAGAGGCAGAGCGTACTCTGATGGAGACCGGAGTGCGAAGAGAAGACCGGAAAAAATACGTAGATACGATTGCAGCGGTCTTTATATTACAGGGATATCTGGATTTTATTTCCATGAAAAAAGACGAGGGATAA
- a CDS encoding DUF1292 domain-containing protein: protein MEKISFEIEDTGDAVEFFVLEQTAVNGETYLLVADSQDGDAECLILKDTSEKDAQDSVYEIVEDDTELQAVSKVFEELLEDVDIEM, encoded by the coding sequence ATGGAAAAAATCAGTTTTGAAATAGAAGATACAGGAGACGCCGTAGAATTTTTTGTGTTGGAACAGACGGCTGTCAATGGAGAAACTTATCTGCTGGTGGCAGATTCTCAGGACGGAGACGCAGAGTGCCTGATCCTGAAAGATACCAGCGAAAAGGATGCACAGGACAGTGTATATGAGATCGTGGAAGATGATACAGAACTTCAGGCGGTTTCGAAGGTGTTTGAAGAGTTATTGGAAGATGTTGATATTGAAATGTAA
- a CDS encoding Fur family transcriptional regulator, protein MTKEQEHLQDILKKRLKEKGLKVTQQRLIVLQILAENRDKHMAAEDIYEMVKEEYPEIGLATVYRTVQLLLEMQLLDRINLDDGRVRYEIGHLFAGDMRHNHHHLICKSCGKVTPFEDDLLEELEAHIEQDAGFHVLDHELKFYGICKECLQKQKKES, encoded by the coding sequence ATGACAAAAGAGCAAGAACATTTACAGGATATTTTAAAAAAGAGATTAAAGGAAAAAGGCCTGAAAGTGACCCAGCAGCGACTGATCGTGCTGCAGATCCTTGCGGAAAATCGTGACAAGCATATGGCGGCAGAAGACATATATGAAATGGTAAAAGAAGAATACCCGGAGATTGGGCTGGCCACTGTATATCGTACAGTTCAGCTCCTTCTGGAGATGCAGCTTCTTGACAGGATCAACCTGGATGATGGGCGTGTACGCTATGAGATCGGACATTTGTTTGCAGGTGATATGCGCCATAATCATCATCATTTGATCTGCAAGAGCTGTGGAAAGGTGACCCCGTTTGAGGATGACCTTTTGGAGGAACTGGAAGCACATATTGAGCAGGATGCAGGATTTCATGTGCTGGACCACGAATTAAAATTCTATGGTATTTGTAAGGAATGTCTTCAAAAGCAGAAAAAAGAAAGCTGA